A stretch of the Capsicum annuum cultivar UCD-10X-F1 chromosome 10, UCD10Xv1.1, whole genome shotgun sequence genome encodes the following:
- the LOC107853011 gene encoding F-box/kelch-repeat protein At3g23880-like, translating to MESLQPILSEDITFEILVRLPVKTLLRMRSVLKSWLSLVSSPQFVRKHLQHPVTNQEFSLLCTNNRETFQTCPLNTIMYKEDPPTSIPIDLDFDWQVTSHRQCNIVGSCDGLLCLTNEFMNFKIWNPSTRELRKIPALPWSGLCPQAQAYGFVYNEHENDYKVVVIAWNNYSDILREVNFYSLRTNSWQKIIELPSTAIGIGGYFGEFGTLVNRRLHWVAIDAKVGSNKFIFSLDLVDAIYGNVALPNPEDKSEFDWHIGTLGGTQLVNAAPSLEASPSNMFLCMEKQPKNLESLWRATGNQRTHRNHSTHAS from the exons ATGGAATCACTGCAGCCAATTCTTTCCGAAGACATTACATTTGAAATTCTCGTAAGATTACCTGTGAAAACATTATTGAGGATGAGGAGTGTTTTGAAATCTTGGCTTTCTCTTGTCTCTAGTCCCCAATTCGTCAGAAAGCATCTACAACATCCGGTCACGAATCAAGAATTTAGTCTCCTTTGTACCAATAATCGCGAAACTTTTCAGACTTGCCCTCTTAACACAATTATGTACAAAGAAGATCCTCCGACTAGTATACCCATTGACCTCGATTTTGATTGGCAAGTGACATCACATCGTCAATGTAACATTGTGGGTTCATGTGATGGGTTGTTATGTTTAACTAACgagtttatgaattttaaaatatggaATCCATCAACTAGAGAATTGAGAAAAATTCCCGCCCTTCCATGGAGTGGTTTATGTCCTCAGGCTCAGGCTTATGGTTTTGTTTATAATGAGCATGAAAATGATTACAAAGTGGTTGTAATTGCGTGGAATAACTATAGTGATATTTTGCGTGAGGTTAACTTTTATAGCCTACGAACTAATTCATGGCAAAAGATAATAGAGTTGCCAAGTACTGCTATCGGTATAGGCGGCTATTTTGGTGAATTTGGTACACTTGTAAATCGAAGACTTCATTGGGTCGCAATCGATGCTAAAGTTGGTTCAAATAAGTTTATTTTCTCATTAGACCTCGTTGATGCAATATATGGGAATGTAGCATTGCCCAATCCTGAAGATAAGTCTGAATTTGATTGGCACATAGGGACATTGGGAG GAACTCAACTAGTAAATGCTGCACCATCCCTAGAAGCGAGTCCATCCAACATGTTTTTATGCATGGAGAAGCAGCCCAAAAACTTGGAATCACTTTGGAGGGCCACTGGGAATCAGAGGACACACAGGAACCATTCGACACATGCTTCATGA